In a genomic window of Pontibacter liquoris:
- a CDS encoding trans-sulfuration enzyme family protein — protein MDISYIINELGEDREAYFEAVAPPIFQTSNFASKTVAEMRYKVQHEEEAYQYTRGNNPTITILEKKVAALEGAEHAIAFGSGIAAVAAAILSQVKAGDHVVCTQHPYSWTHTLMNKFLPRYGVETTLVNGTDAENYRRALRPNTTLLYLESPTSFTFDLQDIPAVTAIAREHGCSTIIDNSYASPLHQHPLEMGVDLVVHSCTKYIGGHSDVMGGMICGSREKINKIFEDEYMTLGAILSPHDAWLLIRGLRTLPLRMARIAATTQQVVSYLAQHPKVERVLFPFLPSHPQFELAKRQMRSNSGQFSILLKTDSIEKTDLFCDSLQHFLMAASWGGHESLIYPVSATYTATGPKPNLPFNLIRFYVGLEEPDYLINDLAQALEKV, from the coding sequence ATGGACATATCATACATCATCAACGAACTGGGCGAGGACCGGGAAGCCTATTTTGAGGCGGTCGCACCCCCGATCTTCCAGACCAGCAATTTCGCCAGCAAAACGGTAGCCGAAATGCGCTATAAGGTGCAGCACGAAGAAGAGGCATACCAGTATACCCGGGGTAATAATCCTACCATTACCATACTGGAGAAAAAAGTGGCGGCCCTGGAAGGCGCCGAGCATGCTATCGCGTTTGGCAGCGGTATTGCAGCAGTGGCGGCGGCCATCCTTTCGCAGGTGAAGGCCGGCGACCATGTGGTATGCACGCAGCACCCCTATAGCTGGACCCATACGCTGATGAACAAATTTCTTCCACGTTATGGCGTAGAAACCACGCTCGTGAATGGTACCGATGCCGAGAATTACCGCCGTGCCCTCCGGCCCAATACCACCTTGTTATACTTGGAAAGCCCTACTTCCTTTACCTTCGATCTGCAGGATATACCCGCCGTAACGGCTATTGCACGGGAACATGGCTGCTCCACCATCATCGATAACAGCTATGCCAGCCCCTTGCACCAGCATCCGCTCGAAATGGGGGTAGACCTGGTGGTGCATTCTTGCACCAAGTATATCGGGGGGCACTCTGATGTGATGGGCGGTATGATCTGCGGCTCGCGCGAAAAGATCAACAAAATTTTTGAAGACGAATACATGACGCTGGGCGCTATCCTGTCGCCGCACGATGCCTGGCTCCTGATCCGGGGACTGCGTACCCTGCCGCTGCGCATGGCCCGTATAGCGGCTACTACGCAGCAGGTGGTAAGCTACCTGGCCCAGCACCCGAAAGTGGAGCGCGTGCTGTTTCCGTTCCTGCCTTCGCACCCGCAGTTTGAACTGGCGAAGCGGCAGATGCGCAGCAACTCCGGCCAGTTTTCCATCCTTCTTAAAACCGACAGCATCGAAAAGACCGACCTGTTCTGCGATAGCCTGCAGCATTTCCTGATGGCGGCCAGCTGGGGCGGGCACGAGTCGCTCATCTACCCGGTGTCGGCGACTTACACGGCTACAGGGCCAAAACCAAACCTGCCCTTTAACCTTATCCGCTTTTATGTAGGCCTTGAGGAGCCCGACTACCTGATCAACGACCTGGCGCAGGCGCTTGAGAAAGTATAA